The genomic window CAAGCGGGAGAGGCGAAGCAAGCCCGCGGAGCACCCCATGCTGACCATGATCGGCAAGCGCCTGATGTTCGCGATTCCCTCGATGATCGGCGTCGTCATCGTCACCTTCCTGCTGACGCGCGCGCTGCCCGGGGACCCCGCGGCCTACTTCGCCGGTCCCGCCGCAACCAAGGAAGCCGTCGAGCAGATCCGGAAAAAACTTGGCCTCGACCGGCCGCTGATCGAGCAGTTCTTCCGCTATACCAACGACCTCGCCCATGGCGATTTCGGCAACTCGCTCACCACGGGCCAGCCGGTCGCAACCGAGATCCGCAACCGCCTGCCGGCCTCCGCCGAGCTGACGCTGCTCGGCCTCATCGTCTCGATCGTGATCGCTATCCCGCTCGGCGTGCTGGCGGCGACGCGGCCGGGCTCATGGGTCGACCATCTCTGCCGGGTCACGACCACGGCCGGCGTGTCGCTGCCGGTGTTCTTCACCGGCCTCGTGCTGGTCTATGTCTTCTATTTCCGGCTCGGCTGGTCGCCGGCGCCGCTCGGCCGCCTTGACGTGTTCTACAGCGCGCCGCCAACGGTGACGGGCTTCTATCTCATCGACACTTTGCTGGCCCGCGATGTCGAGGCGTTCCGTTCGGCGCTGAGCCAGCTCATCCTGCCGGCGACGACGCTCGCGATCTTCTCGCTGGCGCCGATCGCGCGCATGACGCGCGCCTCGATGCTGGCGGTGCTCGCCTCGGAGTTCGTCCGCACCGCGCGCGCCAGCGGCCTGTCGCCGTCGACGGTCATCGTCACCTACGCCTTCCGCAACGCCATGCTGCCCGTCATCACCACGCTCAGCATGGTGTTCTCGTTCCTCTTGGGCGCCAACGTGCTGGTCGAAAAAGTGTTCGCATGGCCCGGCATCGGCTCCTATGCGGTGGAAGCGCTGATCTCGTCCGACTTCGCGCCGGTGCAGGGCTTCGTGCTGACCATGGCTGTCATGTACGTGCTGCTCAATCTCGTGATCGATATCCTCTATGGCGTGATCGATCCGCGTGTGCGGTTGGAGGGCTGAACCATGATGAGGTTTCGTCCTATGCAAACTCCGACGAAGGTCCGCCCCCTCTCCCGCTTGCGGGGGAGGGTTGGGGGGGGGGTATCTCCGCGGGCGAGAGCCCCGATGTGGAGAGAGCCCCCACCCGGCGCGTTGCGCCGACCTCCCCCGCAAGCGGGAGAGGTAAGGCGCCCCGCGGCTTGCTGGTTTGGTCAAACAACACCCGGGTGATCTCATGAGCTCCGTTGCGCCTGCTGTTGAACCGGTCGGTCCCGCGCGTACCTCGGGGCTATCGGCAATCCTCGAACAGACGCGC from Bradyrhizobium zhanjiangense includes these protein-coding regions:
- a CDS encoding ABC transporter permease; translated protein: MLTMIGKRLMFAIPSMIGVVIVTFLLTRALPGDPAAYFAGPAATKEAVEQIRKKLGLDRPLIEQFFRYTNDLAHGDFGNSLTTGQPVATEIRNRLPASAELTLLGLIVSIVIAIPLGVLAATRPGSWVDHLCRVTTTAGVSLPVFFTGLVLVYVFYFRLGWSPAPLGRLDVFYSAPPTVTGFYLIDTLLARDVEAFRSALSQLILPATTLAIFSLAPIARMTRASMLAVLASEFVRTARASGLSPSTVIVTYAFRNAMLPVITTLSMVFSFLLGANVLVEKVFAWPGIGSYAVEALISSDFAPVQGFVLTMAVMYVLLNLVIDILYGVIDPRVRLEG